The Sulfurospirillum sp. UCH001 genome segment TTTTCACCCCAAAGCTTTTCTGCTTCTGCAAAGCCTTGAAGCATTCCAGAGCGTCCTGCTTGCAGTTTAGAGAGGTCATCTCCTGCTCCATTGATGACAAAATCTGCAATACGTGCGCTCGTTTGAGCAATACCAAAAAAGCCATCTTCAGCCACTAATGCTTTTGCCTCATCTTGAGTCAATTCACCTATAGGTTTACCTGTATAGCCAATGTCTGCAAGTGTAAAGGTATTGGCTTGTGTACTAAAGGTTGATTTAGACTCTTTTATGGCTTGTGCCATATACTCAGCAAGATAGCTATTGGTGATCTGCTTGCCTGTGAGCTTTTTATCTTTGCCAGTAATCTCTTGATTGCTTTGTGAGTAGGTTATCAAGCCTTTCGATTCGTATGAAATTTCCAGATTCATGTTTGCCCCCTCTATCTGTTTTCTATATTCTAAATCGTCAAAATTCACCAAAAAGTGAATCGCTCCTAAGCTCTTCTATCTTCAAAACATTCGATTTTGCATAAAACTCTCCAACCTTAGGCGATACCTGCACACAGCGCACCAAATGCTCATGAAAACGCTGATAGTGATAATCCAACAAAAGCTGATTGGGGTAACGAGCACGTGAAATAGCCACATAAAACTGACTCTTTTCAAAAATAGTGTTAATGTTGCACACCAAAGAATCAATACTCATTCCTTGCGACTTGTGAATCGTAATAGCGTACGCCAATTTCAAAGGAAACTGCTCAATGGAGACAAGTGGTTTTTCTTTGATTTCACCTTCCATTACCACATTCTCATGCAATGTATATTCTTGGCGTTCTACTTTTATAAGCTCACCTTTTTTCTCTACCAACACAGTATCGGCATCAATTGACCGCACGATTCCCGTCTCACCATTGTAGTATTTACCCCATTTATTGGTACAAAAAAGCACTTTTGCGCCTATTTTTAGGGTTAAATCAACGGGAATAGGAAGCGCATTTTTCCACCCTTCTATTTTGTTGACATGCAATGTTTTTTCGTGTAACTCTTCCTTGGCTTTTAATACAAACGATTCACTCTCAAGCTCAGCAAGCCTTTTTAGATTGAGTGCTTCAGCTTCCCTATTTCGTCCAAAAAGAACAGTTGGGTCATCTTCCCATACGCTAACATTAGAGCGCAGTGCTTCAAGATAGTCAAACGTATCGCCATCAAGTATACCGCGTCTGATTTTTCCAAGATGTCTAAAAAAAAGCTCATCATGTGTACGTTTGGTAATAGTAAGCTCAACCACCACAGGATCATACGCCTTCCACGAACTACTCTCAAACGCATACTCAAACCCACCCCAAAGGCTATCTGTTTTCCCTTTAGAAACAGGAGGTAATTGAAAAAAGTCACCTACAAAAAGTACGCTTCCTTCAAAACCAGCATTGCGAAGACGATAATAAATCATATCAAGCAAATCAGCTGAAACCATGCTAATTTCATCGATGACTAAAAGATCACATCTAGTGAGTACTTTTTTGATTTCTGCAAGCCTCGCTTTTGCGTAACGATCATGACGCATCAGTTCATCAAGATGGTTACAGATACCAAACGCAAAAAAACTGTGCAGAGTTTGCCCGCCTACATTGACAGCGCTCACCCCAGTACTTCCCAGCACTACTACTTGTTTTCCAGCGTTACGAAGCTCACTCACCACTTCACCGACTAGATAACTCTTGCCCACACCTGCGCCACCTGTGAGCAGAACATTGTCTTTTTTTAAAATGTCGATGAGTTTTTGTGCTAAATTCAAAGAGGCTTCCTAAGTTGTTTTTGGTATTATAGCATTAAGAAAATTCAAGGTTTCAAATATGTCAATACGAAATATTTTTCTGTGCATATGCAGTCTCATTATCTTAACAGGATGTGCCCCAAAAGAGCCCTCATCTGAAGCATTTATTGCTCAAAAAATTGCTTCAAAAGAGATGCTTATCTACCCACAAAACGTAGACTTTTTAGCTCAAAATATTACACCACAAAAGGTCGCACAAGAAGACTTTACGTATCGTTATTACTCTCCGTGGTTTAGAACTCATGTAAGTACAAAAAAAGATGACGCTTTGTGGGCAAATAAATCTTATGGACTTAAAAGTCGCTACTATGGTGAAAATCTTCAACTGATTTCTGATGCAGAGATCGATGCCATTATCAATGAGACCAATCCTGATGCGTATGGTAGTATCAACGCTCATGCCATTATGATTCATAATGCACAAATGCGTAATCTCCCAACAGAAAAACCTTTTTTTAAAAAGACGACACTTCCAGGAGAAGGGTATCCGTTTGACTACTTACAAACCTCGCGCATTCATGTAGCAGAGCCTCTTATTATCTCACATTACAGTAAAGACGGTGCTTGGGCATTTGTAGAGAGTTCGTTTGCTTCTGGTTGGCTTCCTGTAGAAAGCTTTGTTATAGTAGAAGCTAAAGAGCGTATGGAGCTTATCAAAGCAAACAAAATTGCTATCGTAAAAGACAACATCCCTCTTTACAACACTAAACAACGCTTCATTACCTATGCGAAAGTGGGAGCCATTTTACCTATCGTAAGTGAAGATGATGACTTTTTTCACGCCTATATGTACACCAGAGATGCCACATTTAGCGCACAAAAGCTAGAACTGCGCATTCCAAAAAGCTTTGCGCAAGCTGTACCTATAGCGTTTAGTAAAGAGAGCATTAGTAAAATTGGCGATGCGCTTTTAGGCGAAAAATACGGCTGGGGTGGATACCTCGCTAACCGTGATTGTTCTGCTATGACGCGCGATTTTCTCTCCCCTTTTGGTATTTGGATACCACGAAATTCCGCTGCACAAAAAAATTTTGGAGAGTATATCTCACTCAAAGATTTAACACCCAAGGAAAAAGAAGCCATGATTTTGAAAAACGGTATAGCCTTTTTAAGCCTCATCTACCTTAAAGGTCACATTATGCTTTATGCAGGTGAATTTGAAGGCAAACCTCTTGTAATGCACAACGTTTGGGGTGTACGAACAATGGAAAATGGCAATGAAGGACGCAACATTATCGGTAAGGCGGTTATTACAGACTTGTATGTTGGGGCAAATCAACCTAATGTGCCTGAAAACGGACTGCTCATCAACCGTGTTGAGGGCATAACTGTCAAACCAGCAAACCCTAAAAGCAACAATCTTGTTCAAAAGTACCCTAGCATCAAAGTCATCAAAGACAATACCGTCTTTTTTATGGATGGAAGCTCACTCCCTTATGATGATAAAAAAGTAAAAACTTTTGATGAAAAGCTCGAAAATGCAGACATCGAAGATATGTTCGCCCAAGTCTACCCTGCTTTTGCACCTATCACAGATCCCGCACTCAACGATGATCCAGGACGTTTCCGTAATGATGCTTTTTTGAAAAAACTCTATGGCTCAAACAAAAGCGAGATCAAAAAAAATCTAACCACGGTAAACTGGCTTCCAAAACACGGTGGAAAAAAACTGCAATTTAACAAAAACGAAAATGCCGCGCGCCAGCTTCAAAAAGTTTCTGATGAGTTAGACAATCTACCTGAAGAGTTCATGAAGTATCTCAAAAAAGTCGATGGTACTTACTACTTTCGTAAAATTGCAAAAACAGAACGTTTAAGTGCCCATAGCTACGGCATTGCCATCGATCTTGATACCAAATATTCACGCTACTGGCAATGGGACAAAACGCACAATTTTCACAATGAATTTCCTAAAGAGATCGTCGATATTTTTGAGAAATATGGCTTTGTATGGGGTGGTAGATGGTACCACTACGATACCATGCATTTTGAGTATAGACCAGAGCTTTTTGAGAGCATAGACTAATAAGAGCTTTATATAAAGCTCTTATTTCGTAAATCCACACGCCTTAACGTCTTTATCATCCTCTTTCACAACCACTTGCGCTGCGATGACAGTTTGTCCATTAAACGTGACTGATGGGCTTCCATGTAGTTTCCAGCCATTATTTAAAAACTCCGTTACCCTCGCACAAAACGTTGAGTCATCCGGTCCAGTAATAAGTTTATATTGCATACATACTCCTTCATAGATTTACTAAGAAGCAGTATAGCGCATAATCTTTTTAAATGACAAAGTCGTTTTCCTCATAACAAATCACACGATTACGCCCCTGAGACTTTGCTTGATACAAACATTTGTCTCCCAAAACAACTAAGGTGTTAAAATCTTCGATCTCTTCACTGTTACGAATTAAACCAACACTAACGGTAACACGAATCTCTTCTGTATTGTAATGCATTGTCGTTTCTTCGATTTTTATACGTATGCGCTCTGCTATTTCTCTTGCTTCAAGTAGTGTTGTTTGAGGTAGCAAAACACCAAATTCTTCTCCTCCAAGTCGTCCTATGATGTCATATTCTCGCGTCTGCTCCAAAAGAATTTTCGAAACCGTTTGAATGACCATATCACCACATTCATGACCATACGTATCATTGACTCTTTTAAAATGGTCCACATCCAGCATCAAAAACGAACTTCCTTTATCGACTTTCCATTTACGGCGTGACTCTTCATACTATGTACGACGATTTAAGAGGTTAGAGAGACTATCTAAGGACATCAAAACATGGTTTTGCAAAGCATTTTTGTAGGCTTCTTTGCCATTTTTACGGTTCAACCAAACAACAGCAAAAACATATCCCAATAGAGGGAATGCCAAAGAGAGAAATACAGCAATATCTTCTTCTTTTTGGTTAGTCCATATCATCACAGCAAACATAAAAGCAACTTGATACCCTTCCATAATGAAAAAGATTTTTTTTGTAATTAATGGCGTAAGCATCATTGTTGCGATCAAATAAAAAAACCACGAATACACTACAAAGTGAATAGGATTTCCAAATAAAAGATAGGTCAGAGTCACTGCACTAAACCCCATGGTTCCAAAAGTGGTAATTCCTAGAACATTTCGATGCTCAAAAAAAGGATGAGCCGTGGCAAGGACAACCATAATAGCAAAGAAAAAAGTGGTCATTCGTCCACCTAAAATATAATGAAAAATTGGGCTATCGCTATGGAGTTGATAATCAAAAGGAATATAGATAATGGTAAGAAGAACTCCAAACCAACTAAATATCAAAAAATTTTTTGATATACGTTTCCAAAAGTAATCTTCAAAAGAATCAAAATGAACTAAACGGTTCGGAAGGATTTGTGAAGTTTCCATATAAAACTCCTAAAAAAGGGCTTTTCTATAATTTTGTACGATACAGTATGATCTAGTATATCAAAAAAACTAATAAACTACATAATTAAATTCCTAGATGTAGATCAAGGTTTTTTATTTTTAAATGAGATAAAATGACTCTCATATAAAACAATTGAAAGGATACTCATGACGTTTACAGCAAAAATTGACAAAACCGCTCTTAAGGGCACACCCGTAAAGTTGGAAGGAAACTTCCAAGAAGTAGGTAATTATGCGCCTATCGTAAAAGTTGTCACACCAGACTTACAAGAAAAAACCATTGGTGGTGAAGGTAATAAAGCACAACTCATCATTGCAGTACCTTCTTTAGATACACCTGTTTGCGACGCAGAAGCAAGACGCTTCAACCAAGAAGTTGCTAAACATGAGAACATCGATACAACAGTCATTTCAATGGACTTGCCTTTTTCAGCAGCAAAGTTCTGTAACGTAGCAGGTATTGAAAATATCACGGTGGGAAGTGACTTTAGACATAAAGCCTTTGCACGTGCGTATGGTATGCTCATCAGTGATGGTGCACTAGAAGGTTTATGTGCAAGAGCACTCTTTGTTATCAGTAAAGATGGCAAAATCGTTTACAAACAAGTTGTTCCAGAAATCACCGAGGAACCAAATTATGACGAAGCGTTAAATGCCGCTATCGATGCAGCCAACCGAGGGGCTAGTTGTTGTGGTTTTTGTCAGTAGTTTAACCCCACCGCCGCCACCAAAAACGACGGCGCTTCAAAACCTTCAAGCACAACCACACCGCATTTTCTTTTTTGCGGGTGTGGTTCAAGGTGTGCTTTTTGTTTCACTTTTAGGTCTGCATTATGCAGGACTTATCAGTCTCAATGCCAGTGTGGGACTTTACCACGCTTACGCGATGACATTCATCGTCTTTACACAGTTTTTTGCAGGCTTTTTACTCACGACATTCCCACGTTACCTCTCACGCCCTGCTCCTAAACAAAGTGAGTATATGCCTGTTGCATGGTTAATAAACGGCGGTGGTCTACTGTTTATTGTATGTTCTTTTATCTCTGAACTTGCTCTTATAGCAGCCATGATTGTTATCTTGGCTGGATACATCAAGCTCTGTTTACTCTTACTTGATTTTCAGACCAAAAGTACAGTCACTAACAAAGCCGATACCACATGGATGCTTCGTTCTTTTGCTCTAGGAGCTGTGGGACAAGTACTTTTCATCACCGATACATTTGCCCCAACATATGCTATTGCATTGGGCATTAGTTTCTATCTTTATTTGTTTTTTATTGTTCTTATCGTTTCTCAAAAGATGATGCCATTTTTTGCGTCCAATTCCATAGTTGGCTATACGATCAATAAAAGTAAACACTTTTTACTTTCAGTCTTTATAGCATTGATCGCAAAAGTGGTTTTGGAGGCATTAAGTATTAACGCTTTTGTGGCAGATAGCGCGCTTTTTGGCATCATCACGTATGAGCTTCTCAAATGGCGTCTTCCCTTTAAAAAATCACCACCAATTTTATGGGTGCTTTTCCTCTCTATTTGGTGGACACCTATCGGCTTTGGACTTTTTGTCGTGCAAGACTTTAGTTCGCTTTTAGGTCATACGATTTATCTTGAAAAGTCACCATTGCATGCTTTAGCACTAGGGTATTTCACGACAGTACTCATTGGCTTTGGAACAAGGGTTATTTTAGGACATTCAGGACGTACTCCAAAAGCAGATGCGTATGCCATAACACTCTTTGGTCTTATCCAAATTATGGCACTTATTCGTATCATTGCTGGTATTTTCCCACAGTTTGGCTACTTACATGCTGTTCTCACGGTGGCTGGTTTGTGGATTATTATCTTTGGATTATGGTCGAAGCGGTATATTCATATCTTATTTGAGAAGTAATATTAGAAGAGCCCTATTTTAGGGCTCTTTACTTTAAATGCAGTCTTATGAAACGACTTCAAAGCCTGCTTCATCAATCGCTTTTTCAAACACACTGATATCAATCGGCGCATCATACTCAATGATTGTTTTGCCACTAGCAAGGTCAACATTCACACTTTTGACCCCTTTAATACCCTCTAAAACACCCTTGACACTCTTCACACATCCCATACAACTCATACCCTTAACAACTAACGTAATTGTTGCCATTTCTTTTCCTTACGATTATGATTTTATTTTTTCATTTTCCAACGTCTTAACAATAGTGAGTTACTCACCACAGAAACTGAACTCATCGCCATAGCACCACCTGCAACAATGGGGTTTAGCATACCCATAAACGCGAGTGGAATGGCTAAGTTATTATACACAAAAGCTAAAAAGAGATTCTGCTTAATTTTTGACATCGTAGCACGGGAGAGTGCTATGGCATTGACCACAAACAGTGGATCATTTGCAATTAAGATTAGATCAGCGCTTTCAACGGCGATATCGGAACCATTGGACATCGCGATTGCGACATCAGCCACAGCAAGGGCTGGTGCATCGTTGATGCCATCGCCCACCATACAAACAAATTTTCCCTCATTTTTGAGTCTACTAATCGCCTCTGCCTTACCATCAGGTAACACTTCTGCAAAAAAATGTTTAATGCCAAGCTCATGCGCTACTTTTTGGGCACAACGCTCATTATCACCTGTGAGCATATAGACGGCAATACCATCATTTTGCAGCTTCTCAACCGCTATTTTTGCACTTTCTCTAATGGTATCGGCTAACGCGATATATCCTATAATCTCCTCATGTGTAGCAAGAGCTACAATACTGTTGCCCTCATTTAAAAATAGCTTTGCTTTGCTTGAATGCTCCAATGATGTAAACTGCGTAATGAAAGCAGGAGAACCTGCGAAGTAAACCACACCATCAATCTCTCCTGAAACACCAAGCCCAGAATAGTTCTGAAACGTTTGTACACTCAAGCGAGACGTTGTAGGTGCCGCTTTTATAATTGCTTTTGCCAAAGGGTGTTTAGAACCCTCTTCTAATGCTGCGGCGAGTTCTAAAAAAGACTCTTTATCCATACTATTTTTTTCGATGAGTGTATCAACAACATGAGGGTCTGCATATGTCAAAGTTCCTGTTTTATCAAAGACAACTGCAGAGATTTTGCCCACATTTTCCAATACTTCAGCATTTTTAATGAGAATGCCCTCACTAGCGCCTCTTCCAACACCTACCATGATAGCAGTAGGTGTCGCAAGACCAAGTGCACATGGGCACGCGATAACCAAAACAGAAACAGCATTAATAATCGCTTCTTCAAAATTTCCCCCTACCATCCACCATATGCCAAACGTAATGACAGCAATGCCCACAACAATCGGTACAAAGATGCCTGAAATCGTATCGGCAAGGCGTTGGATAGGTGCTTTTGAACCTTGTGCTTCTTCTATGAGTTTGACAATGGCACTTAAGAATGTATCGGCTCCTACTTTTGTTGCTTGGCATTTGAGCATGCCATCGCCATTCTTTGTCGCACCAACGATAGAATCTCCCACCGATTTAAGCACTGGCAGGCTCTCTCCTGTCATCATCGACTCATCGACCATACTTGCACCCTCAAGAACAATGCCATCCGTGGGGATGCTTTCTCCTGCTTTAACGACAAAAACATCATTAACTTTTAGCGCTTCAATGCTAACTTCTTCAAGCTTACCATCTCGTTCAACAAAGGCTTTTTTAGGCTGTAAATGCAGTAATTTTGCAATGGCAAAACC includes the following:
- a CDS encoding hydrogenase encodes the protein MNLEISYESKGLITYSQSNQEITGKDKKLTGKQITNSYLAEYMAQAIKESKSTFSTQANTFTLADIGYTGKPIGELTQDEAKALVAEDGFFGIAQTSARIADFVINGAGDDLSKLQAGRSGMLQGFAEAEKLWGEKLPEISYTTMQKALEKVDARIAELGGSVLDTSV
- a CDS encoding DUF1737 domain-containing protein is translated as MQYKLITGPDDSTFCARVTEFLNNGWKLHGSPSVTFNGQTVIAAQVVVKEDDKDVKACGFTK
- a CDS encoding SH3 domain-containing protein is translated as MSIRNIFLCICSLIILTGCAPKEPSSEAFIAQKIASKEMLIYPQNVDFLAQNITPQKVAQEDFTYRYYSPWFRTHVSTKKDDALWANKSYGLKSRYYGENLQLISDAEIDAIINETNPDAYGSINAHAIMIHNAQMRNLPTEKPFFKKTTLPGEGYPFDYLQTSRIHVAEPLIISHYSKDGAWAFVESSFASGWLPVESFVIVEAKERMELIKANKIAIVKDNIPLYNTKQRFITYAKVGAILPIVSEDDDFFHAYMYTRDATFSAQKLELRIPKSFAQAVPIAFSKESISKIGDALLGEKYGWGGYLANRDCSAMTRDFLSPFGIWIPRNSAAQKNFGEYISLKDLTPKEKEAMILKNGIAFLSLIYLKGHIMLYAGEFEGKPLVMHNVWGVRTMENGNEGRNIIGKAVITDLYVGANQPNVPENGLLINRVEGITVKPANPKSNNLVQKYPSIKVIKDNTVFFMDGSSLPYDDKKVKTFDEKLENADIEDMFAQVYPAFAPITDPALNDDPGRFRNDAFLKKLYGSNKSEIKKNLTTVNWLPKHGGKKLQFNKNENAARQLQKVSDELDNLPEEFMKYLKKVDGTYYFRKIAKTERLSAHSYGIAIDLDTKYSRYWQWDKTHNFHNEFPKEIVDIFEKYGFVWGGRWYHYDTMHFEYRPELFESID
- a CDS encoding NnrS family protein, which codes for MQPTEGLVVVVFVSSLTPPPPPKTTALQNLQAQPHRIFFFAGVVQGVLFVSLLGLHYAGLISLNASVGLYHAYAMTFIVFTQFFAGFLLTTFPRYLSRPAPKQSEYMPVAWLINGGGLLFIVCSFISELALIAAMIVILAGYIKLCLLLLDFQTKSTVTNKADTTWMLRSFALGAVGQVLFITDTFAPTYAIALGISFYLYLFFIVLIVSQKMMPFFASNSIVGYTINKSKHFLLSVFIALIAKVVLEALSINAFVADSALFGIITYELLKWRLPFKKSPPILWVLFLSIWWTPIGFGLFVVQDFSSLLGHTIYLEKSPLHALALGYFTTVLIGFGTRVILGHSGRTPKADAYAITLFGLIQIMALIRIIAGIFPQFGYLHAVLTVAGLWIIIFGLWSKRYIHILFEK
- a CDS encoding heavy-metal-associated domain-containing protein, with the translated sequence MATITLVVKGMSCMGCVKSVKGVLEGIKGVKSVNVDLASGKTIIEYDAPIDISVFEKAIDEAGFEVVS
- a CDS encoding ATP-dependent RecD-like DNA helicase, translating into MNLAQKLIDILKKDNVLLTGGAGVGKSYLVGEVVSELRNAGKQVVVLGSTGVSAVNVGGQTLHSFFAFGICNHLDELMRHDRYAKARLAEIKKVLTRCDLLVIDEISMVSADLLDMIYYRLRNAGFEGSVLFVGDFFQLPPVSKGKTDSLWGGFEYAFESSSWKAYDPVVVELTITKRTHDELFFRHLGKIRRGILDGDTFDYLEALRSNVSVWEDDPTVLFGRNREAEALNLKRLAELESESFVLKAKEELHEKTLHVNKIEGWKNALPIPVDLTLKIGAKVLFCTNKWGKYYNGETGIVRSIDADTVLVEKKGELIKVERQEYTLHENVVMEGEIKEKPLVSIEQFPLKLAYAITIHKSQGMSIDSLVCNINTIFEKSQFYVAISRARYPNQLLLDYHYQRFHEHLVRCVQVSPKVGEFYAKSNVLKIEELRSDSLFGEF
- a CDS encoding GGDEF domain-containing protein yields the protein MLDVDHFKRVNDTYGHECGDMVIQTVSKILLEQTREYDIIGRLGGEEFGVLLPQTTLLEAREIAERIRIKIEETTMHYNTEEIRVTVSVGLIRNSEEIEDFNTLVVLGDKCLYQAKSQGRNRVICYEENDFVI
- a CDS encoding cation-translocating P-type ATPase; amino-acid sequence: MSEKHFELDIKGMTCAACSARIERVLGKLEGVTANVNLATEKAFVSSNNPAIDLPQIIQSIEKTGFGATESAKVDQNQKSLEKEQEYQKLLKEFLLSALLTLPFLVEMVAMLLNIHLHLSSLIQLALATIVQFYCGRKFYVGALKSLKSGSANMDVLVVLGTSAAYFLSLCVMLFNLPLHLYFEASVSVITLVLLGKLLEVRAKAKTGFAIAKLLHLQPKKAFVERDGKLEEVSIEALKVNDVFVVKAGESIPTDGIVLEGASMVDESMMTGESLPVLKSVGDSIVGATKNGDGMLKCQATKVGADTFLSAIVKLIEEAQGSKAPIQRLADTISGIFVPIVVGIAVITFGIWWMVGGNFEEAIINAVSVLVIACPCALGLATPTAIMVGVGRGASEGILIKNAEVLENVGKISAVVFDKTGTLTYADPHVVDTLIEKNSMDKESFLELAAALEEGSKHPLAKAIIKAAPTTSRLSVQTFQNYSGLGVSGEIDGVVYFAGSPAFITQFTSLEHSSKAKLFLNEGNSIVALATHEEIIGYIALADTIRESAKIAVEKLQNDGIAVYMLTGDNERCAQKVAHELGIKHFFAEVLPDGKAEAISRLKNEGKFVCMVGDGINDAPALAVADVAIAMSNGSDIAVESADLILIANDPLFVVNAIALSRATMSKIKQNLFLAFVYNNLAIPLAFMGMLNPIVAGGAMAMSSVSVVSNSLLLRRWKMKK
- the tpx gene encoding thiol peroxidase; this translates as MTFTAKIDKTALKGTPVKLEGNFQEVGNYAPIVKVVTPDLQEKTIGGEGNKAQLIIAVPSLDTPVCDAEARRFNQEVAKHENIDTTVISMDLPFSAAKFCNVAGIENITVGSDFRHKAFARAYGMLISDGALEGLCARALFVISKDGKIVYKQVVPEITEEPNYDEALNAAIDAANRGASCCGFCQ